In the genome of Microbacterium endophyticum, one region contains:
- the purL gene encoding phosphoribosylformylglycinamidine synthase subunit PurL, whose product MTTSTPTTPATADTVDNAVATPEKEQPYAALGLKADEYAQIREILGRRPTSGELAMYSVMWSEHCSYKSSKNYLRQFGQKVTDKMREKLMVGMGQNAGVVDIGEGWAVTFKVESHNHPSYIEPFQGAATGVGGIVRDIISMGARPVAIMDQLRFGAIDHPDTARVVHGVVSGISFYGNCLGLPNIGGETVFDPVYQGNPLVNALAVGVLRHEDLKLANASGTGNKVVLFGARTGGDGIGGASILASDTFADGGPTKRPAVQVGDPFAEKVLIECCLELYRDELVEAIQDLGAAGISCATSELAANGGSGMRVDLENVLLRDPSLTPEEILMSESQERMMAIVAPEKLEAFLAVVGKWDVETSVLGEVTGDGRLQIFWHGEEIVNVDPSTVAVDGPVYDRPVAYPTWIDALRDDSAAALERHNDADTLREQFLKLVASPNLADPSWITNQYDYYVLGNTALSFPDDAGMIRVDENSGLGFAIATDCNGRFCQLDPYEGAKLALAEAYRNVAVTGATPAAVTDCLNFGSPENPEVMWQFSRAVEGLSDGCLELGIPVTGGNVSFYNQTGDTPIHPTPVVGVMGVIDDVAHRIPSGWQDIGENIYLLGVTAMELSGSAWAATIHGHLGGPPPTVDLAGEKRLAELLRAASDQSLISSAHDLSEGGLAQSLADAVKRFGVGARVWLSEISERDGVDAASALFSESTGRVIVTVPREEDVKFRGLCAGRNYPVLRIGVTDSPAEGEPTLEVQDVFTVPISELRSISAATLPAAFGPTISEPGI is encoded by the coding sequence GTGACTACTTCCACTCCCACGACGCCTGCCACGGCAGACACCGTCGACAACGCCGTCGCCACTCCTGAGAAGGAGCAGCCGTACGCAGCCCTCGGCCTCAAAGCCGACGAGTACGCCCAGATCCGCGAGATTCTGGGGCGTCGCCCCACGAGCGGTGAGCTCGCCATGTACTCGGTGATGTGGAGCGAACACTGCTCTTACAAGTCGAGCAAGAACTACCTGCGCCAGTTCGGTCAAAAAGTCACCGACAAAATGCGCGAGAAGCTCATGGTCGGCATGGGTCAAAATGCTGGCGTCGTCGACATCGGCGAAGGTTGGGCTGTCACTTTCAAGGTGGAGTCGCACAACCACCCGAGCTACATCGAGCCGTTCCAGGGTGCCGCAACCGGCGTCGGCGGCATCGTCCGCGACATTATCTCTATGGGCGCGCGCCCCGTCGCGATCATGGACCAGTTGCGCTTCGGAGCCATTGATCACCCCGACACCGCTCGCGTTGTGCACGGCGTGGTTTCGGGCATCTCGTTTTACGGCAACTGCCTCGGCCTACCGAATATCGGCGGCGAGACCGTGTTCGACCCGGTATATCAGGGCAACCCGCTCGTGAACGCTCTCGCGGTCGGCGTACTGCGTCACGAAGACCTGAAGCTTGCCAATGCCTCCGGCACCGGAAACAAGGTCGTGCTCTTCGGCGCTCGTACCGGTGGCGACGGAATCGGCGGCGCCTCAATTCTTGCCTCCGACACCTTCGCCGATGGCGGACCCACCAAGCGCCCGGCAGTGCAGGTTGGCGACCCGTTTGCCGAGAAGGTGCTCATCGAGTGCTGCCTCGAGCTGTACCGCGACGAGTTGGTTGAGGCCATTCAAGATCTCGGAGCCGCCGGTATCTCGTGCGCGACGAGTGAACTCGCAGCCAATGGTGGTTCGGGCATGCGCGTCGACCTCGAAAACGTGCTGCTGCGCGACCCTTCCCTCACCCCAGAAGAGATTCTGATGAGCGAGTCGCAGGAGCGCATGATGGCGATCGTTGCCCCCGAAAAGCTCGAGGCGTTCTTGGCTGTCGTCGGCAAGTGGGATGTCGAAACGAGCGTTCTTGGTGAAGTAACCGGCGATGGCCGGCTGCAGATCTTCTGGCACGGCGAAGAGATCGTCAACGTTGACCCTTCAACAGTCGCAGTTGATGGCCCGGTCTACGATCGCCCCGTTGCCTACCCCACCTGGATCGACGCGCTCCGTGACGACTCCGCCGCGGCCCTCGAGCGTCACAACGACGCTGACACGCTTCGTGAGCAGTTCTTGAAGCTCGTGGCGAGCCCGAACCTCGCCGACCCGTCCTGGATCACGAACCAGTACGACTACTACGTGCTCGGCAACACTGCCCTCTCGTTCCCCGACGACGCCGGCATGATCCGAGTCGATGAGAACTCGGGTCTCGGCTTCGCTATCGCAACCGACTGCAACGGCCGGTTCTGCCAGCTCGACCCGTACGAGGGCGCCAAGCTCGCTCTCGCGGAGGCCTATCGCAACGTCGCCGTCACCGGCGCAACGCCGGCAGCTGTCACCGACTGCCTCAACTTCGGCAGCCCCGAGAACCCCGAGGTCATGTGGCAGTTCTCCCGCGCAGTCGAAGGACTGAGCGACGGATGCCTCGAGCTCGGTATTCCAGTGACCGGTGGCAACGTCTCGTTCTATAACCAGACCGGTGACACTCCGATTCACCCAACTCCTGTCGTCGGCGTCATGGGTGTCATCGACGATGTTGCCCACCGCATCCCGAGCGGATGGCAAGACATCGGCGAGAACATCTATCTGCTCGGTGTGACCGCGATGGAACTCAGCGGGTCAGCATGGGCCGCGACGATCCACGGCCACCTCGGTGGACCTCCCCCCACCGTTGATCTCGCCGGCGAGAAGCGCCTCGCGGAACTGCTCCGGGCAGCGTCAGACCAGAGCCTCATCTCCAGCGCGCACGACCTCTCGGAAGGTGGACTCGCGCAGTCACTCGCCGACGCCGTGAAACGGTTCGGCGTTGGCGCACGTGTGTGGCTGAGCGAAATCAGCGAACGCGATGGGGTGGATGCGGCATCCGCTCTCTTCTCCGAGTCCACGGGTCGCGTCATCGTGACAGTGCCGCGTGAAGAAGACGTGAAGTTCCGGGGGCTCTGCGCGGGTCGCAACTACCCAGTGCTGCGCATTGGCGTCACCGATTCACCGGCCGAGGGCGAACCGACACTTGAAGTCCAGGACGTCTTCACCGTGCCGATTAGCGAACTGCGTTCGATTTCGGCGGCAACGCTTCCCGCCGCGTTCGGTCCGACCATCAGCGAGCCCGGAATTTAG
- a CDS encoding DsbA family protein translates to MTHRLFPRRIGAAVLALTTALSLAACTSSTDPEASAPASTAMSALAMDGIIVGSGDVEIEMWGDPSCPHCAELDKAIGSDLADFVAAGDVTMTLHPMTYVSEKRGDTTDYSTRASAVLFAVADAGETDAVLPLYSLIQANQVSESGSPSDDDLVQYAAQAGAAADLSTAIADFSATATTSNDYWLGREIPGTTEVIDHVPTLVINGNVFEVREDGTDAARFTAAVEQARA, encoded by the coding sequence ATGACACACCGACTCTTTCCGCGACGAATCGGCGCTGCGGTCCTCGCGCTCACAACGGCGCTCAGTCTTGCAGCGTGCACGAGCAGCACCGACCCCGAGGCATCCGCTCCCGCGTCGACCGCTATGTCAGCACTCGCAATGGACGGAATCATCGTGGGCTCCGGCGATGTTGAGATCGAAATGTGGGGAGATCCCTCGTGCCCCCACTGCGCTGAACTCGACAAAGCGATCGGTTCTGACCTCGCCGATTTTGTTGCAGCAGGCGACGTCACCATGACGCTTCACCCCATGACCTACGTCAGCGAAAAGCGCGGTGACACCACCGACTACTCCACTCGTGCGAGCGCCGTGCTATTTGCCGTAGCGGATGCGGGCGAGACGGATGCCGTACTCCCCCTGTATTCGTTGATCCAAGCCAATCAGGTCTCTGAATCCGGTAGCCCTTCCGATGATGACCTCGTGCAGTACGCGGCGCAGGCGGGTGCTGCTGCCGATCTTTCGACGGCGATCGCAGATTTTTCCGCGACGGCAACAACATCGAACGACTACTGGCTCGGCCGTGAGATTCCCGGCACGACGGAAGTCATCGACCATGTGCCGACCCTCGTGATCAACGGGAACGTGTTCGAAGTACGCGAAGACGGCACCGACGCAGCGCGCTTCACCGCGGCAGTAGAGCAGGCACGAGCGTAG
- a CDS encoding SRPBCC family protein yields the protein MPVTDITTDRENLTMTLTADVEATSARLWDVFTQPRQLERVWGPPGWPATFVSFDFAVGGRARYHMTGPNGEIARGGWEFISIDEARGFEVLDEFVGDDGEALADTPSMRLTFDFEDTDAGARFTTTSYFPSVEALEQILAMGAAEGMTLAMGQLDTVVKSLREFGQGKGTETELLNDNQVRITRLIDGPRELVWRAHTEPDLMQKWLLGPEGWAMTVCEIDPRTGGKYRYAWEPLAVGEGEAFGFDGEILLSEPVRRMVTTEHMTGTDYPSTTNDMLLIEEDGATLITLLISYSSKEARDAVLATGMTSGMEDSYARLERITAA from the coding sequence ATGCCTGTAACCGACATCACGACTGACCGGGAAAACCTCACAATGACATTGACTGCGGATGTCGAGGCGACGAGCGCGCGCCTGTGGGACGTGTTCACGCAACCGCGTCAGCTTGAGCGGGTGTGGGGCCCGCCCGGATGGCCAGCGACGTTCGTTTCGTTCGACTTCGCTGTGGGAGGGCGAGCCAGGTACCACATGACGGGGCCCAATGGAGAGATCGCGCGCGGTGGGTGGGAGTTCATTAGCATCGACGAAGCGCGTGGGTTTGAAGTCCTCGATGAATTCGTCGGAGACGACGGGGAGGCTCTCGCCGATACTCCGTCGATGAGACTGACGTTCGATTTCGAAGACACCGACGCCGGCGCGCGATTCACGACGACGTCGTACTTCCCTTCGGTGGAAGCTCTCGAGCAGATTTTGGCGATGGGTGCGGCCGAGGGAATGACATTGGCCATGGGCCAGCTCGACACGGTTGTGAAGAGCTTGCGGGAGTTCGGTCAGGGTAAGGGCACTGAGACCGAGCTGCTCAACGACAATCAGGTTCGTATCACTCGCTTGATTGACGGACCCCGTGAGCTCGTGTGGCGCGCACACACCGAGCCCGACCTGATGCAGAAGTGGCTGCTCGGCCCCGAAGGATGGGCAATGACAGTGTGCGAGATCGACCCACGCACGGGCGGGAAGTATCGCTACGCCTGGGAGCCTCTCGCCGTGGGCGAGGGCGAGGCTTTCGGATTCGACGGTGAGATTCTCTTGAGTGAACCAGTCCGTCGGATGGTTACGACGGAGCACATGACGGGCACCGACTACCCGTCGACCACCAACGACATGCTGCTCATCGAAGAAGACGGCGCGACTCTCATCACGCTGTTGATTTCTTACTCCAGCAAGGAAGCCCGAGATGCTGTGCTCGCGACCGGAATGACTTCCGGGATGGAAGACAGCTACGCGCGGCTCGAACGAATCACGGCCGCTTAG
- a CDS encoding fatty acid desaturase family protein has protein sequence MAPHADRSRFAIAIAAPTAQLGPVRQTYAGTDTFPHLTRAYTEISKVTRETGLLDRARGFYALVGGILALCLAGCVAGFILLGDSWFQLLIAGALGIILTQIAFLSHEAAHRQILASGPRNDRLARGLISGVVGMSYSWWSSKHTRHHANPNRVSRDPDIEVDTVSFLEEDAAKARGLHVFLTRRQGWFFFPLLTLEGLNLHYLGLKHLTTTKDVKGRWIELSLIAGRFALYLSLLFWALPLGMAFAFLGVQLAVFGVYMGAAFAPNHKGMPIVDRDAKLDFFTKQVRTSRNISGGWYTTWLMGGLNYQVEHHLFPNMPRPHLAKARLIVRDYCETLNVPYTETTLLRSYGIVIAYLNRVGLAAGDPFDCPVSSEFRRV, from the coding sequence TTGGCTCCGCACGCCGATCGAAGTAGGTTCGCCATCGCTATTGCCGCTCCCACCGCTCAGCTCGGGCCTGTACGCCAGACCTACGCGGGAACCGACACCTTCCCGCATCTGACACGTGCGTACACCGAGATCTCGAAGGTCACGCGCGAGACCGGGCTGCTCGATCGAGCACGCGGCTTCTACGCTCTCGTCGGCGGCATCCTGGCCCTCTGTCTTGCTGGGTGCGTAGCGGGCTTCATCCTGCTCGGAGATAGCTGGTTCCAGCTGCTCATCGCGGGTGCCCTCGGCATTATCCTCACGCAGATTGCATTCCTCTCTCACGAGGCCGCGCACCGCCAGATTCTCGCGTCGGGCCCGCGCAACGACCGCCTCGCTCGCGGATTGATCAGCGGTGTTGTCGGCATGAGCTACTCCTGGTGGTCAAGCAAGCACACTCGCCACCACGCCAACCCGAACCGCGTCTCTCGTGATCCCGACATCGAAGTCGACACAGTTTCTTTCCTTGAAGAAGATGCGGCGAAGGCCCGTGGCCTCCACGTCTTTCTCACGCGGCGCCAGGGCTGGTTCTTCTTTCCGCTGCTCACACTCGAGGGTTTGAACCTGCACTACCTCGGCCTTAAGCACCTCACGACGACAAAAGACGTCAAGGGCCGCTGGATCGAACTCAGCCTCATCGCCGGTCGCTTTGCCCTCTACCTCTCGCTGCTGTTCTGGGCACTGCCCCTCGGCATGGCATTCGCATTCCTCGGCGTGCAGCTCGCTGTTTTCGGTGTCTACATGGGTGCCGCCTTCGCACCGAACCACAAGGGCATGCCGATCGTCGACCGCGATGCGAAGCTCGATTTCTTCACCAAGCAGGTTCGCACCTCGCGCAACATCAGCGGCGGCTGGTACACGACATGGCTCATGGGCGGACTCAACTACCAGGTTGAGCACCACCTGTTCCCGAACATGCCCCGTCCGCACCTCGCGAAGGCGCGCTTGATTGTGCGCGACTACTGCGAAACCCTCAACGTTCCTTACACCGAGACAACGCTTTTGCGTTCTTATGGGATCGTCATCGCGTACCTCAACCGCGTGGGCCTCGCCGCTGGCGACCCATTCGATTGCCCCGTGTCGTCAGAGTTCCGCCGCGTCTAA
- a CDS encoding DEAD/DEAH box helicase — protein sequence MPTFLDLGVPAPLARVLADSGKTEAFPIQEGTLPDSLAGRDVLGRGRTGSGKTIAFALPMVARLSAANAARRTPGRPRGLVLAPTRELATQIAAVLAPLGAATGLNVTTIFGGVSQRPQEQALRAGVDIVVACPGRLEDLMKQGVINLDRVEIAVLDEADHMADLGFLPGVTRILNATPQGGQRLLFSATLDRGVDGLVRRFLRDEVRHEVDESSVPAAAMTHRVLMVSDAEKSDLVRALASGMGRRILFTRTKHQAKKLAKVLTAAGIPAVDLHGNLSQSARERNLASFGAPVEKGGVRVLVATDVAARGVHVDNVELVVHVDPPMEHKAYLHRSGRTARAGAEGTVVTVTLESQRRDVTDLLRKAGISVPFERVTADGAPVVELVGPHAPYVKPAPVTVNHTPSKKPGASGARRGSGRPAAAGDRSGDRSGAPRRRRAPRSSAARD from the coding sequence ATGCCTACTTTTCTTGACCTCGGCGTGCCCGCGCCCCTGGCCCGTGTACTTGCCGACTCCGGTAAGACGGAAGCCTTTCCGATTCAGGAAGGCACTCTTCCTGACTCTCTCGCTGGCCGTGACGTACTCGGTCGTGGCCGCACCGGCAGCGGAAAAACCATTGCGTTCGCTCTTCCGATGGTTGCGCGGTTGAGTGCAGCTAACGCCGCACGCCGCACTCCTGGTCGCCCCCGCGGCCTCGTTCTTGCACCGACTCGTGAGCTGGCTACCCAGATCGCTGCCGTGCTCGCGCCTCTTGGCGCCGCGACCGGCCTGAACGTCACCACAATCTTCGGTGGCGTCAGTCAGCGCCCCCAGGAGCAGGCACTTCGTGCCGGTGTCGACATCGTCGTAGCGTGCCCTGGTCGCCTTGAAGACCTTATGAAGCAGGGCGTCATCAACCTCGACCGCGTCGAGATCGCCGTGCTCGATGAGGCCGACCACATGGCCGACCTCGGGTTCCTTCCGGGAGTCACCCGTATTCTCAACGCAACGCCGCAGGGCGGTCAGCGCTTGCTGTTCAGCGCGACCCTCGACCGTGGTGTCGATGGCCTCGTGCGTCGGTTCCTCCGCGACGAGGTTCGTCACGAAGTTGACGAGTCGAGCGTTCCCGCCGCAGCTATGACCCACCGCGTGTTGATGGTCAGCGACGCCGAGAAGTCCGACCTCGTCCGTGCTCTTGCCTCTGGCATGGGTCGCCGCATCCTCTTCACCCGCACCAAGCACCAGGCGAAGAAGCTCGCCAAGGTGCTGACGGCAGCCGGCATCCCGGCCGTCGATCTGCACGGAAACCTCTCGCAGTCAGCGCGTGAGCGTAACCTCGCGTCGTTCGGTGCTCCGGTTGAAAAGGGTGGTGTTCGGGTGCTCGTGGCAACCGACGTTGCTGCTCGTGGTGTTCACGTCGACAACGTCGAACTCGTTGTTCACGTCGACCCGCCCATGGAGCACAAGGCATACTTGCACCGCTCGGGCCGTACCGCTCGCGCCGGTGCTGAGGGAACTGTCGTCACCGTTACGCTCGAATCACAGCGTCGCGACGTCACCGACCTGCTGCGCAAGGCTGGAATCTCGGTTCCGTTCGAGCGCGTCACAGCTGATGGCGCCCCGGTCGTTGAACTCGTCGGCCCGCACGCTCCCTATGTGAAGCCTGCTCCCGTCACGGTCAACCACACACCGTCGAAGAAGCCCGGCGCATCGGGTGCTCGTCGTGGCTCGGGTCGCCCCGCAGCTGCTGGCGACCGCTCGGGTGACCGCAGTGGCGCACCGCGCCGCCGCCGTGCGCCGCGTTCAAGCGCGGCTCGCGACTAG
- a CDS encoding FAD-dependent oxidoreductase — MRTIIIGGVAGGMSAATRLRRLDESAEITVYERGPHVSYANCGLPYYVGGIITDRSQLLLQTPDSLHRRFRLDVRTGHEVVSIDPDLKLVTVVELATSTTSTEHYDTLILAVGAAARGEVTFGDIPTHTLRTVSDVDAITALLERDNGIRSALVIGGGFIGLEAAENLVSRGLHTSLVQRGPHILTPLDPEMTVPLESHLRAHGVDVHTSTVIDRVDGGIVHLSDGTSQQPDLIIDASGVRPQTTLALTAGLRLGPTGGIAVDAENRTSDANIFAVGDGVEKQDARTGEPTLVTMAGLANRHGRTTADVIAGVAETNAPSLGTAIVGVFDMVAAKVGASETELRAAGAPLRVIHTHPASHAGYYPGAEGMSMKLLVDPESDRILGAQIVGGSGVDKRIDIIAVAMTAGITASALAKLELAYAPQFGSAKDPINQLGYVADNLRTGATRSLQWHELEAARTSGATLIDVRSAGEYAAGSIPAAVNIPVDELRERLDELPAGPVIVHCQVGQRGHTAARILTQHGIDAVNLDGGFRTWAAGAQVREPAVNVV; from the coding sequence ATGCGGACCATCATCATCGGCGGAGTGGCAGGCGGGATGTCAGCAGCCACGAGGCTGCGGCGACTCGACGAGTCTGCCGAGATCACCGTGTATGAGCGTGGACCGCACGTGTCCTACGCCAATTGCGGCCTCCCGTACTACGTCGGCGGGATCATCACCGACCGATCGCAGCTTCTCCTTCAGACCCCCGATTCGTTGCACCGACGATTCCGTCTTGACGTGCGAACCGGGCACGAGGTCGTCTCGATCGATCCCGACCTGAAGCTCGTCACAGTCGTCGAGCTTGCAACGTCGACAACCTCGACGGAGCACTACGACACCCTCATCCTGGCCGTCGGCGCAGCAGCCCGGGGCGAGGTCACTTTTGGTGACATTCCCACGCACACTCTTCGCACCGTAAGCGACGTCGATGCCATCACCGCGCTCCTCGAACGCGACAACGGCATCCGCTCCGCTCTCGTCATCGGCGGCGGTTTCATCGGCCTCGAAGCCGCCGAGAACCTGGTTTCTCGCGGGCTTCACACCTCACTGGTTCAGCGCGGACCCCATATTCTGACTCCGCTCGACCCCGAGATGACTGTTCCGCTCGAATCGCACCTGCGCGCGCACGGGGTCGATGTGCACACTTCCACAGTCATCGACCGCGTCGACGGTGGGATCGTTCACCTCAGCGACGGCACGTCCCAGCAACCCGACCTCATCATCGATGCGAGCGGAGTTCGACCCCAAACAACGCTGGCATTGACAGCAGGGCTGCGACTCGGCCCTACCGGCGGTATCGCTGTCGACGCAGAAAACCGCACGAGCGACGCGAACATTTTCGCGGTCGGCGACGGTGTCGAAAAACAAGATGCCCGCACCGGTGAGCCGACACTCGTCACGATGGCGGGGCTTGCGAATCGCCACGGGCGAACTACTGCCGACGTCATCGCCGGTGTTGCAGAGACCAACGCGCCGTCTCTCGGCACGGCGATCGTCGGAGTTTTCGACATGGTCGCGGCCAAGGTCGGCGCAAGTGAAACCGAACTGCGGGCAGCAGGCGCGCCCCTGCGCGTCATCCACACGCACCCGGCTTCTCACGCCGGGTACTACCCCGGCGCTGAGGGAATGTCGATGAAGCTTCTTGTCGACCCGGAGTCGGACCGGATTCTGGGAGCACAGATCGTGGGTGGTTCCGGCGTCGACAAGCGCATCGATATCATCGCTGTGGCAATGACAGCGGGAATAACGGCATCCGCTCTTGCGAAACTCGAGCTCGCCTATGCACCACAGTTCGGCTCGGCAAAAGATCCCATCAACCAGCTCGGATACGTCGCTGACAATCTGCGCACCGGCGCGACCCGCTCGTTACAGTGGCACGAACTCGAGGCCGCGCGAACGAGCGGGGCAACGCTTATCGACGTGCGCTCTGCGGGCGAGTATGCCGCAGGCAGTATCCCGGCCGCCGTCAATATTCCTGTCGACGAACTACGCGAACGACTCGATGAGCTCCCCGCGGGACCCGTCATCGTTCACTGCCAGGTCGGACAACGCGGTCACACCGCAGCTCGAATTCTCACGCAGCACGGAATTGACGCCGTAAACCTTGACGGCGGGTTCCGCACGTGGGCTGCAGGAGCCCAGGTGCGCGAACCCGCCGTCAACGTGGTCTAG
- the sufU gene encoding Fe-S cluster assembly sulfur transfer protein SufU, which yields MSGLEGLYQELILDHSKARDGFGLEDADGRSADSHQRNPICGDEITLRVRVDDDGAIRDVSWEGAGCSISQASASMLTGLVEGMPRTEADALIAGFREVLRSRGKLTLDEDVFGDAAALSGVSKYTARVKCAMLAWVALEDGLSRA from the coding sequence GTGAGCGGGCTCGAAGGGCTCTACCAGGAGCTCATCCTTGACCACTCCAAGGCCCGCGACGGTTTTGGTCTTGAAGACGCCGACGGTCGAAGCGCCGATTCGCATCAGCGAAACCCCATCTGCGGTGACGAAATCACGCTGCGCGTGCGCGTCGATGACGACGGCGCGATCCGCGATGTGAGCTGGGAAGGCGCCGGCTGCTCGATATCGCAAGCGTCGGCATCCATGCTCACGGGCCTTGTCGAGGGGATGCCGCGCACTGAAGCTGACGCCCTCATCGCGGGCTTCCGCGAAGTGCTGCGCTCACGCGGCAAACTCACCCTCGACGAAGACGTTTTCGGCGACGCCGCGGCACTTTCGGGGGTTTCGAAGTACACAGCCCGCGTCAAGTGCGCGATGCTCGCGTGGGTCGCCCTGGAAGACGGTCTGTCGCGCGCCTAA
- a CDS encoding SufS family cysteine desulfurase, which produces MNSLPALDAGALRADFPILAQSVGGQRLVYLDSAATSQKPQTVIDTEIAFLTQTNAAVHRGAHTLAAEATVLFEDARERVAAFVGADEEQLVWTSGATAGINLIAYAVGNATAGRGGAAARRFALAPGDEIVVTEAEHHANLIPWQELAARTGAVLRHIPVHDDGTLALDAAASLIGARTKIVAFPHISNVLGIVNPVAELVTLAQSVGALTVLDACQSAPHVPLDLPALGVDLAVFSGHKMLGPYGIGGLYGRAEVLDALPPFLTGGSMITTVSLNSADYLPAPQRFEAGTQPVSQAIALAAAVEYLDTVGMAAVHAHERVLERRMREGLRRIDGIRLLGDAPDGVDRVALSAFEVQGVHAHDVGQFLDARGVAVRVGHHCAQPLHRRFGMTASVRASASLYNTEEDIDMLLDAVSGVRSFFGAGS; this is translated from the coding sequence ATGAACTCTTTGCCCGCGCTCGATGCGGGTGCGCTCCGCGCCGACTTCCCCATTTTGGCGCAGAGCGTGGGCGGTCAGCGCCTCGTGTACCTCGACTCTGCGGCTACCAGCCAGAAGCCGCAAACTGTCATCGATACCGAGATCGCGTTCCTCACGCAGACCAACGCGGCCGTCCACCGCGGGGCCCACACTCTTGCCGCCGAAGCGACGGTGCTTTTTGAAGATGCTCGAGAGCGCGTTGCCGCATTCGTCGGTGCCGACGAAGAGCAGCTCGTCTGGACGAGCGGTGCGACCGCCGGAATCAACCTCATTGCGTATGCAGTTGGCAACGCGACGGCCGGGCGCGGCGGCGCTGCCGCGCGGAGGTTTGCGCTCGCTCCGGGTGACGAGATCGTCGTAACCGAGGCCGAACATCACGCCAACCTCATTCCGTGGCAAGAACTTGCTGCCCGAACGGGTGCCGTGCTGCGACACATCCCCGTGCACGACGACGGCACGCTTGCGCTCGATGCTGCGGCATCCCTTATCGGAGCGCGCACCAAAATCGTTGCCTTCCCCCACATTTCGAACGTGTTGGGCATCGTCAACCCGGTCGCAGAACTCGTCACTCTCGCGCAGAGCGTCGGCGCACTCACGGTGCTCGACGCGTGCCAGTCAGCGCCACATGTGCCCCTGGACCTACCCGCACTCGGTGTCGATCTCGCTGTCTTCTCTGGCCACAAGATGCTCGGCCCGTATGGCATTGGCGGCTTGTACGGTCGGGCTGAGGTTCTCGATGCCTTGCCGCCGTTCCTGACGGGCGGATCGATGATCACAACCGTCTCGCTCAATAGCGCCGACTATCTTCCGGCTCCCCAGCGGTTCGAGGCCGGAACGCAGCCGGTCTCACAGGCCATCGCGCTGGCCGCCGCAGTCGAGTACCTCGACACCGTCGGCATGGCAGCAGTTCACGCTCACGAACGTGTGCTCGAGCGACGGATGCGTGAGGGTCTCCGCCGAATCGATGGCATCCGCCTGCTGGGCGACGCTCCCGACGGTGTCGACCGTGTCGCCCTCAGCGCTTTCGAAGTGCAGGGCGTGCACGCGCACGACGTGGGTCAGTTTCTCGACGCACGCGGAGTTGCTGTTCGCGTCGGCCACCACTGCGCACAGCCGCTTCACCGCCGCTTCGGGATGACGGCATCCGTTCGTGCATCGGCCTCGCTCTACAACACGGAAGAAGACATCGACATGTTGCTTGACGCGGTATCCGGCGTGCGCTCATTCTTCGGAGCGGGCTCGTGA
- a CDS encoding Pr6Pr family membrane protein, whose product MFLPDRRIALTYRVLTVIVIAIGLGRITGVFAGDVSGTEFLFYTVQSNILCLVWAVALGIRTALDLRSDGVRGGSTPSARGGGAVVMAITITMLIYLIVLVPISFTQSSGYTPFTLTDNLIHIIAPCLIIGDWLLFTPKGRLRWYDPPLWALIPFAYLAFAYAWSAAGGDFGYDRAYPYPFMNVEELGIGGVAVWLVGLTIALEAVGFLYVAIDRVLGATARRS is encoded by the coding sequence ATGTTCCTCCCCGACCGCCGCATCGCTCTGACCTACCGGGTGCTCACCGTCATCGTGATCGCGATCGGCCTCGGTCGAATCACGGGTGTTTTCGCCGGTGACGTGTCGGGCACCGAGTTTTTGTTCTACACAGTGCAGTCCAACATCCTGTGCCTGGTGTGGGCAGTTGCGCTCGGCATCCGCACAGCGCTCGACCTGCGATCCGACGGTGTGCGCGGCGGGTCAACGCCGTCGGCGCGGGGAGGCGGGGCCGTCGTGATGGCGATCACCATCACGATGCTCATCTACCTGATCGTGCTCGTGCCGATCAGCTTCACGCAGAGCAGCGGCTACACGCCGTTCACTCTCACCGACAATCTCATTCACATCATCGCGCCGTGCCTGATCATCGGTGACTGGTTGTTGTTCACGCCGAAGGGTCGATTGCGTTGGTATGACCCGCCCCTGTGGGCACTCATCCCGTTCGCGTATCTCGCCTTCGCCTACGCGTGGAGCGCGGCCGGTGGCGACTTTGGGTACGACCGCGCATACCCGTACCCATTCATGAACGTCGAAGAGCTTGGCATCGGCGGGGTCGCCGTATGGCTCGTGGGCCTCACCATCGCCCTCGAAGCTGTCGGCTTTCTCTACGTTGCTATCGACCGAGTACTGGGCGCGACCGCGCGGCGGTCCTAG